One region of Halomonas huangheensis genomic DNA includes:
- the coaD gene encoding pantetheine-phosphate adenylyltransferase has translation MTIAVYPGTFDPITNGHYDLIERASRLFDKVIVAIATSPGKGPALDLDTRMQLVREVVSAHGNVEVVGFSGLMTEFMQQQQARVLLRGLRAVSDFEYELQLANMNRAQMPDLETVFLTPEVENSYISSTLVREIARLGGDVSRHVHPRVAETLRKHYNT, from the coding sequence ATGACCATCGCCGTCTATCCCGGCACCTTCGACCCCATCACCAATGGTCACTACGACTTGATCGAACGCGCGTCACGCCTGTTTGACAAAGTGATAGTGGCCATCGCCACCAGTCCAGGCAAAGGACCGGCACTGGACCTCGACACCCGTATGCAATTGGTCCGCGAAGTGGTCAGTGCCCATGGCAACGTCGAGGTGGTTGGTTTCTCGGGGCTGATGACAGAGTTCATGCAACAGCAGCAGGCTCGCGTCCTGTTGCGTGGCCTACGAGCAGTATCCGACTTCGAGTATGAACTGCAGTTGGCCAATATGAACCGCGCTCAGATGCCGGATCTGGAGACAGTGTTCCTGACACCAGAAGTCGAGAATTCCTACATTTCCTCGACGCTGGTCCGGGAAATCGCCCGTCTTGGCGGCGATGTCTCGCGTCATGTCCATCCCAGGGTCGCTGAAACGCTGCGTAAGCATTACAATACCTGA
- a CDS encoding YfhL family 4Fe-4S dicluster ferredoxin produces MALMITDECINCDVCEPECPNDAISPGEEIYIIDPNLCTECVGHYDEPQCQQVCPVDCIPLDPERAETHDQLMQKYHIITAA; encoded by the coding sequence ATGGCCCTGATGATCACCGATGAGTGCATCAACTGCGACGTCTGCGAACCTGAATGCCCCAACGACGCGATTTCTCCCGGCGAGGAGATCTACATCATCGACCCCAACCTCTGTACCGAGTGCGTGGGTCACTATGATGAGCCCCAGTGTCAGCAGGTCTGTCCGGTGGACTGCATTCCACTGGATCCGGAGCGTGCCGAGACCCACGACCAGTTGATGCAGAAGTACCACATCATTACCGCTGCCTGA
- a CDS encoding MATE family efflux transporter, whose product MHTFKDALSSFPRIATIAWPIILSNITVPLLGLVDTAVVGHLEDSRYLAGVTLGAMLFSFLYWGFGFLRMGTTGLTSQAMGREQHDSVRHLLGQSLIMAALIGVLLIALGDPLVALGLYLLDGSESASQLAQSYAAIRLLSAPAVLANYAILGWFLGQQNSRVTLALLLVNNGVNIVLDLVFVVGLEMTSDGVAWASVIADYSACGLGLWLCRRRLLCLGGRFVKARLLRLSAYAELFSVNGNLFVRTMGLLFAQAFFTAQGAAQGDTILAANAVLLQFIMLTSYALDGFANAAEALTGHAIGRRRFDQFATAVRGAALCSLVTAGVASLAFAFGGNALIALLTGLPEVRAAAADYMPWMVMMPLIAVWSYLLDGVFIGATAIREMRNSIFIGLIVYLPLWWLTQGLGNHGLWLAFMTFTAVRSAVLIGYYLRYRHSRWSDSSL is encoded by the coding sequence GTGCACACCTTCAAGGACGCCCTCTCCAGCTTTCCACGCATCGCCACCATTGCCTGGCCGATCATTCTGTCCAATATCACCGTTCCGCTTCTCGGCCTGGTGGATACCGCTGTGGTTGGGCATCTTGAGGATTCTCGCTACCTCGCCGGCGTTACCCTTGGGGCGATGCTGTTCAGTTTCCTGTACTGGGGCTTCGGCTTTCTGCGTATGGGCACCACCGGACTGACCTCACAGGCCATGGGACGTGAGCAGCACGACTCGGTTCGTCATCTGCTGGGGCAGTCACTGATCATGGCGGCCCTGATCGGTGTACTGCTGATCGCGCTGGGCGACCCTCTTGTCGCACTTGGCCTGTACTTGCTTGACGGTAGCGAAAGCGCCTCACAACTGGCACAGAGCTACGCTGCCATTCGCCTACTCTCGGCCCCCGCGGTACTCGCCAACTATGCCATCCTCGGCTGGTTCCTCGGCCAGCAGAACAGCCGCGTTACCCTGGCACTGTTGCTGGTCAACAATGGCGTCAATATCGTCCTCGATCTGGTATTTGTCGTCGGCCTGGAGATGACCAGCGATGGCGTGGCCTGGGCCTCGGTGATTGCCGACTATAGCGCCTGTGGCCTGGGCCTATGGCTGTGCCGCCGTCGCCTGCTATGCCTTGGCGGTCGTTTCGTGAAAGCCCGCCTGCTGCGACTCTCGGCCTATGCCGAACTGTTCTCGGTCAATGGCAATCTATTCGTGCGTACCATGGGCCTGCTGTTCGCCCAGGCTTTCTTCACCGCCCAGGGAGCGGCTCAGGGCGATACCATTCTTGCCGCCAACGCCGTGCTGCTGCAGTTCATCATGCTGACCTCCTATGCGCTGGATGGCTTTGCCAATGCTGCAGAGGCCTTGACTGGACATGCCATTGGCCGACGGCGTTTTGACCAGTTCGCCACTGCCGTGCGCGGTGCCGCACTCTGCTCGCTGGTAACCGCAGGCGTTGCCAGCCTCGCCTTCGCCTTTGGTGGTAATGCGCTGATCGCCCTACTGACAGGGCTTCCCGAAGTGCGCGCCGCGGCGGCGGACTACATGCCCTGGATGGTCATGATGCCGCTGATAGCCGTATGGAGCTATCTGCTGGATGGCGTTTTCATCGGCGCCACGGCCATTCGTGAAATGCGCAACTCGATCTTCATCGGACTGATCGTCTATCTTCCGCTATGGTGGCTAACGCAAGGTCTCGGCAATCATGGACTATGGCTGGCCTTCATGACCTTTACCGCAGTTCGCTCGGCGGTATTGATCGGCTACTACCTGCGCTACCGACATTCGCGCTGGAGCGACAGTAGTCTTTGA
- a CDS encoding short-chain fatty acid transporter, which yields MLRALSRPAVKLVERYLPDPYIFVLLLTLIAAAAAIAIERQSPMAVLTYWGDGFWSLLSFSMQMLLVLVTGFMLASSPPVKRLLSRLAGLANNAGAAIILVTLVSLAASWINWGFGLVVGALFAKELARQIKVDYRLLVASAYSGFVVWHGGLAGSVPLTIATDGHFSMEQIGIIGTSETIFSAFNLLIVAALFVSVPLVNRMMLPSERESVYIDPTLLGEESDSTRPRLTRPAERLENSITLALLVGVPGLIYLVSYFIGGGGLNLNVVNFMFLFLAIVLHRTPQSLLNSLHEGIKGGAGIVIQFPFYAGIMAIMIQSGLAETMSQAMISFATEKTLPFWTFISAGIVNMFVPSGGGQWAVQAPVVIPAAQALGVDIPRAAMAVAWGDAWTNLLQPFWALPVLGIAGLKAKDIMGFCLIQLIITGIIISIGLTWL from the coding sequence ATGCTGAGAGCTCTTTCACGTCCTGCAGTGAAACTGGTCGAGCGCTATCTGCCCGACCCTTATATCTTCGTGTTGTTGCTGACCCTGATCGCGGCTGCGGCTGCCATTGCCATCGAGCGCCAGTCACCGATGGCTGTCCTCACCTATTGGGGTGACGGGTTCTGGAGTCTATTGTCGTTCTCCATGCAGATGCTGTTGGTGCTGGTCACTGGCTTCATGCTGGCCAGTTCACCTCCGGTAAAACGCCTGCTCTCCAGGCTCGCCGGTCTGGCCAACAATGCCGGTGCAGCGATCATTCTGGTAACGCTGGTCTCGCTGGCCGCCAGTTGGATCAACTGGGGGTTCGGATTGGTCGTGGGCGCGCTGTTTGCCAAGGAATTGGCTAGACAGATCAAGGTTGACTATCGACTGCTGGTCGCCAGCGCCTATTCCGGTTTCGTGGTCTGGCATGGTGGTCTGGCCGGTTCAGTACCTCTGACCATCGCCACCGACGGGCACTTCTCGATGGAGCAGATCGGTATCATCGGCACGTCCGAAACGATCTTTTCGGCGTTCAACCTACTGATCGTGGCAGCGCTGTTCGTCTCCGTACCATTGGTCAATCGCATGATGCTGCCGAGCGAGCGGGAAAGCGTCTATATCGACCCGACCCTGCTCGGTGAAGAGAGTGACAGCACACGTCCCCGCCTCACCCGTCCTGCCGAACGTCTGGAAAACAGCATCACACTGGCACTGCTGGTCGGCGTGCCCGGCCTGATCTACCTGGTGAGCTACTTCATCGGCGGCGGCGGGCTGAACTTGAATGTGGTCAACTTCATGTTCCTGTTCCTCGCCATCGTGTTGCACCGTACGCCACAGAGTCTGCTCAACAGCCTCCATGAAGGCATCAAGGGCGGTGCAGGTATCGTCATCCAGTTCCCGTTCTATGCTGGGATCATGGCGATCATGATTCAGTCTGGCCTCGCCGAGACCATGTCTCAGGCGATGATCTCCTTTGCCACCGAAAAGACGCTGCCATTCTGGACCTTCATCAGTGCCGGCATCGTCAACATGTTCGTACCCTCAGGTGGAGGCCAGTGGGCCGTGCAGGCACCGGTTGTCATCCCCGCGGCTCAAGCGCTGGGCGTCGACATTCCCCGCGCTGCCATGGCCGTCGCCTGGGGTGACGCCTGGACCAACCTGCTGCAGCCGTTCTGGGCGCTGCCCGTGCTGGGTATTGCTGGCCTCAAGGCCAAGGACATCATGGGCTTCTGCCTGATCCAACTGATCATCACCGGGATCATCATTTCCATCGGCCTGACCTGGCTATAG
- a CDS encoding acyl-CoA thioesterase: MDEHRLPGQHELTMTVLMTPDMANFSGKVHGGAILKKLDEVAYACASRYSGNYVVTLSVDQVTFKQPIHVGELVTFLATVNHVGRSSMEIGIKVVAEDIQQKVIRHTNSCYLTMVAVDADGRPAAIAPLELKTELQKRRFEQATRRKELRQQAQQQK; this comes from the coding sequence ATGGACGAACACCGTCTCCCCGGCCAGCACGAGCTGACCATGACCGTACTGATGACTCCTGATATGGCCAACTTCAGTGGCAAGGTACACGGTGGCGCAATTCTCAAGAAGCTCGACGAAGTCGCCTATGCCTGCGCCAGCCGCTATTCGGGGAACTATGTGGTCACGCTGTCGGTGGACCAGGTAACGTTCAAACAACCTATCCATGTCGGTGAACTGGTTACCTTCCTGGCCACAGTCAACCACGTCGGTCGTTCATCGATGGAAATCGGTATCAAGGTTGTCGCCGAGGACATCCAGCAGAAGGTGATTCGTCATACCAACAGCTGCTACCTGACCATGGTCGCCGTGGATGCCGACGGTCGCCCTGCCGCCATCGCTCCGCTGGAGCTCAAGACCGAGTTGCAGAAACGTCGCTTCGAACAGGCTACACGACGCAAGGAACTACGCCAGCAGGCTCAGCAGCAGAAATGA
- a CDS encoding I78 family peptidase inhibitor, translated as MIRISCVFLMVASLGLVGCSTGSSGSQAEKAPAPLPPAMTDDRQDMCDVDAVQNLIGQGYQQGLDAQLLSDSGAATLRVLRPNTAATMDLRMDRLNVKLDDNDVIIDVTCG; from the coding sequence ATGATCCGAATTTCCTGCGTATTTCTGATGGTGGCCTCGTTGGGCCTGGTGGGATGCTCCACGGGTTCCAGCGGTAGTCAGGCCGAGAAGGCCCCCGCACCCTTGCCGCCCGCCATGACTGACGATCGTCAGGATATGTGCGATGTCGATGCCGTCCAGAATCTGATTGGACAGGGTTATCAGCAGGGCCTGGATGCTCAATTGCTGAGCGATAGCGGTGCCGCAACCTTGCGAGTGCTGCGTCCGAATACCGCTGCGACCATGGACCTGCGTATGGACCGTCTCAACGTCAAGCTGGACGACAATGATGTGATCATCGACGTCACTTGTGGTTGA
- a CDS encoding entericidin A/B family lipoprotein, with translation MRRTLSVVLVSLLTLAMLSGCNTWRGVGQDIEKAGEGIQNSANK, from the coding sequence ATGAGAAGAACCCTGTCTGTTGTGCTGGTGTCGCTGCTGACACTGGCGATGCTGAGTGGCTGCAACACCTGGCGGGGTGTTGGCCAGGATATCGAAAAGGCCGGTGAAGGCATTCAGAACAGCGCCAACAAGTAG